A DNA window from uncultured Methanoregula sp. contains the following coding sequences:
- a CDS encoding ABC transporter ATP-binding protein, with protein MMLSVNELKFFYRNRQVLREISFSIEQGQVIAVLGPNGVGKTTLLKCLNRILKPREGTVLLDDENLLDLGTMDIARRVGYVPQRVETGRLTAFDAVLLGRRPHIGWDVTPRDLMIVDSIFTRLGMESLRLGYIDEMSGGELQKVAIARALVQEPRILLLDEPTSNLDLKNQVEILTTIRDIVRDHNIAAIMTMHDLNQALRFADTFIFIKNGAVYRHGGNDIVTPAIIEEVYGLPVMIGELGGVRCVIPGACKII; from the coding sequence ATGATGTTATCGGTAAACGAACTGAAATTTTTCTACAGGAACCGGCAGGTTCTCAGGGAGATCAGCTTCTCGATCGAGCAGGGACAGGTTATAGCCGTGCTCGGCCCCAACGGGGTCGGGAAGACCACGCTCCTGAAATGCCTCAACCGGATCCTCAAACCACGGGAAGGGACCGTGCTGCTGGATGATGAAAACCTGCTCGATCTCGGGACCATGGACATTGCCCGCAGGGTCGGCTACGTGCCGCAGCGGGTGGAGACCGGGCGCCTGACTGCGTTCGATGCCGTCCTGCTCGGCCGTCGCCCGCACATAGGATGGGATGTAACCCCCCGCGATCTCATGATCGTGGACTCTATCTTCACCAGGCTTGGCATGGAATCGCTCCGTCTCGGGTATATCGACGAGATGAGCGGCGGGGAACTCCAGAAAGTTGCCATTGCCCGGGCGCTCGTGCAGGAACCTAGGATCCTGCTTCTCGATGAACCGACAAGTAACCTTGACTTGAAGAACCAGGTGGAGATCCTGACTACCATCCGCGACATTGTCCGCGATCATAACATTGCGGCCATCATGACGATGCACGACCTGAACCAGGCCCTGAGGTTTGCGGATACATTCATTTTCATAAAAAACGGGGCCGTATACCGGCACGGGGGTAACGATATCGTTACCCCCGCTATCATCGAAGAGGTGTACGGGCTTCCGGTCATGATAGGAGAACTCGGAGGCGTCCGGTGCGTTATTCCCGGCGCCTGCAAAATCATATAG
- a CDS encoding FmdE family protein: MHTHHHEPQPVTFEDCIRFHGHSCPGLANGYRAATAAMEALGVTRPEDEDLVAICETDACGVDAIQVIAGTTAGKGNLVIHDYGKHAFTFYNRKDGQAVRITFNRNDATETGDFAALRVKVFSGKASQEEEARFHDLMHKVTIDLLHAPAEKILTIERISMEAPKKARIFASVTCESCGESVADAKTRNVGGKCVCIPCAEGTHLAKKK, encoded by the coding sequence ATGCACACTCATCACCATGAACCCCAGCCAGTAACGTTCGAAGACTGCATCCGCTTCCACGGCCATTCCTGCCCGGGCCTTGCAAATGGCTACCGTGCAGCAACCGCCGCCATGGAAGCACTTGGCGTCACCCGCCCGGAAGATGAAGATCTCGTAGCCATCTGCGAGACCGATGCCTGCGGTGTGGATGCGATCCAGGTGATTGCCGGGACAACGGCCGGTAAAGGCAACCTGGTCATCCACGATTACGGCAAACACGCGTTCACGTTCTATAACAGGAAGGATGGACAAGCGGTCCGGATCACGTTCAACCGGAACGATGCAACCGAAACCGGTGATTTTGCCGCACTGCGGGTCAAGGTCTTCTCAGGCAAAGCCTCTCAAGAAGAAGAGGCGCGCTTCCACGATCTGATGCACAAGGTAACAATTGACCTGCTCCACGCTCCGGCAGAAAAGATACTCACCATTGAGAGGATCTCGATGGAGGCTCCGAAGAAAGCCCGGATCTTCGCGTCGGTTACCTGCGAGAGTTGCGGCGAATCGGTTGCCGATGCCAAGACAAGAAACGTCGGGGGTAAATGCGTCTGCATCCCCTGCGCAGAAGGAACGCATCTTGCGAAGAAAAAATAA
- the tsaA gene encoding tRNA (N6-threonylcarbamoyladenosine(37)-N6)-methyltransferase TrmO, whose product MNFTIQPIGHVRSPYKEKKDAPRQGRLSDTISEIVIDEKYLPGLEDVEKKSHLIVLSWFDRADRTTLRATPPHEKIEHGVFATRSPNRPNPVAFSVVDLLGCEGNVLRVRGLDALDGTPVVDIKPYSPDIDCVR is encoded by the coding sequence ATGAATTTTACAATTCAGCCAATTGGTCACGTGAGATCTCCGTATAAAGAGAAGAAGGATGCCCCCCGGCAGGGAAGGTTGTCAGACACCATCTCGGAGATCGTCATCGATGAAAAATATCTTCCCGGTCTTGAGGATGTCGAGAAGAAAAGTCACCTGATTGTCCTTTCATGGTTTGACCGGGCGGACCGGACCACTCTTCGCGCTACACCCCCGCATGAGAAGATCGAGCACGGAGTTTTTGCTACCCGCTCACCCAACCGTCCCAACCCGGTTGCATTCTCGGTGGTCGACCTGCTCGGATGCGAGGGAAATGTCCTGAGGGTTCGCGGGCTCGATGCGCTTGACGGTACACCGGTAGTGGATATCAAACCGTATTCCCCGGATATCGATTGTGTTCGGTGA
- a CDS encoding ImmA/IrrE family metallo-endopeptidase, which translates to MARQERERSGIRIYGDSAGITPVKAFDIWREWLESRNISVLKIKMPVDEARGFSLTDGEPYVIVVNSGDADRARLFTLFHEYAHILLNMPVVCNQGENDLNEYSGVEHWCNHFAGAFLAPQEEIEENPVIRQAVASGNYLRAAGSIRQRFLISKEAGLMRLLTLKKISLAQYIQGRDQLRAEYALREAEKKRKEQTGNEEEKPFRPISLDRKCVAEKGAGYVSLVMENVRKGHISNSDALDYLDVKLRHLEKFQESMGA; encoded by the coding sequence GTGGCACGACAGGAACGTGAGCGTTCAGGTATCCGGATATATGGTGATTCGGCGGGCATAACCCCGGTAAAGGCATTTGATATCTGGCGGGAATGGCTTGAGTCCCGGAACATCTCGGTCCTGAAGATCAAGATGCCTGTTGATGAAGCCAGGGGTTTTTCCCTCACGGATGGCGAGCCTTATGTCATCGTTGTGAATTCTGGTGACGCAGACCGTGCCCGGCTCTTTACCCTGTTCCACGAATATGCCCATATTCTCCTGAACATGCCGGTAGTATGCAACCAGGGCGAGAATGATCTCAACGAGTATTCCGGGGTCGAACACTGGTGCAACCATTTTGCCGGTGCGTTCCTTGCTCCCCAAGAGGAGATAGAAGAGAACCCGGTGATCCGGCAGGCAGTTGCATCCGGGAATTATTTACGGGCGGCAGGTTCGATCCGGCAGCGCTTCCTGATCAGTAAGGAAGCCGGGCTGATGCGCTTGCTCACGCTGAAGAAGATCTCGCTAGCGCAATACATCCAGGGAAGAGATCAGCTGCGTGCAGAATACGCTTTGCGGGAAGCGGAGAAGAAAAGGAAAGAACAGACCGGTAACGAGGAAGAGAAACCCTTCAGGCCGATTTCACTGGACCGGAAATGTGTGGCGGAGAAAGGTGCCGGATATGTGTCCCTTGTCATGGAGAATGTCCGGAAAGGTCATATCAGCAACAGCGATGCCCTTGATTATCTCGATGTCAAGCTCCGTCATCTGGAAAAGTTCCAGGAATCGATGGGCGCGTAA
- a CDS encoding DUF4411 family protein — protein MSEPGEPLFLYVADTSFLIEVHKRYPEKMLPGIWKDIEALIREGRIVAPEYVKSEINRQDDDLTDWVNNNSGMFESIGPELLVTTGVVVNRFIRTAQASSQKPDHADPFVIGLAMKLAKQSYFEPRTVVVVAEEKSKLAVNPDLRDAEIEKIPDVCQKLGIRCIGHLEMFKREGFRFY, from the coding sequence ATGTCTGAACCCGGCGAACCTCTTTTTCTTTATGTTGCTGACACATCTTTTCTTATCGAGGTTCACAAGCGCTATCCCGAAAAGATGCTGCCGGGCATCTGGAAGGATATCGAAGCGCTCATCCGGGAAGGAAGGATTGTTGCCCCGGAATATGTGAAAAGCGAGATCAACCGGCAGGATGACGATCTGACAGACTGGGTGAACAACAACAGCGGGATGTTCGAGAGTATTGGTCCGGAATTACTGGTGACAACCGGTGTTGTTGTCAACAGGTTTATCCGGACAGCACAGGCAAGTTCCCAGAAGCCGGATCATGCCGATCCCTTTGTGATCGGTCTTGCGATGAAACTGGCAAAACAGAGTTACTTCGAACCCCGGACGGTTGTTGTCGTTGCTGAAGAGAAGAGCAAGCTGGCCGTAAACCCGGATCTCCGGGATGCCGAAATCGAGAAGATCCCGGATGTCTGCCAAAAACTCGGGATTCGTTGTATCGGTCATCTGGAGATGTTCAAAAGGGAAGGGTTCAGGTTTTATTGA
- the nikR gene encoding nickel-responsive transcriptional regulator NikR, with protein MTMDDDLSRIGISLPKNLLDRFDEILNYRGYSSRSEGIRDAIRTYITYYKWMSDVKGEREGVITMVYDHEQRNLLTTITEIEHEHHDVIKASLHSHVTHERCLEVILVHGDGEQLKSLAERLMAQKGVESVKLTTINIEE; from the coding sequence ATGACTATGGATGACGATCTCTCACGGATTGGAATATCACTTCCCAAGAACCTGCTCGACCGGTTTGATGAAATCCTGAACTATCGCGGGTACTCGTCCCGTTCAGAGGGAATCCGCGATGCAATCCGGACATACATCACCTACTACAAGTGGATGTCCGATGTCAAGGGAGAACGCGAAGGCGTTATCACGATGGTGTACGACCACGAGCAGCGCAATCTCTTGACAACCATAACAGAGATAGAACACGAGCATCACGATGTGATCAAGGCGTCGCTCCATTCCCATGTCACCCACGAGCGCTGCCTCGAAGTTATCCTGGTCCACGGGGACGGCGAACAGCTCAAGTCGCTCGCCGAGCGTCTTATGGCCCAGAAAGGGGTCGAGTCAGTCAAGCTCACAACGATCAATATCGAAGAGTAA
- a CDS encoding nickel-responsive transcriptional regulator NikR, translating into MTTDDDISRIGISLPENLRREFDEILTLRNYHSRSEGVRDAIRIYNHHHQWLVDAQCPRKGVFTMVYDYTDDDLLGNLDNIRTQYKDLVRVSLQTQVTKKRRLEVLLVEGEGTRLRELAERLHAQKGLESVKLTTTTGESTRTGRA; encoded by the coding sequence ATGACCACTGACGATGATATCTCCCGGATCGGTATTTCGCTGCCGGAAAACCTGCGCCGGGAATTCGATGAGATCCTGACCCTTCGTAACTACCATTCGCGGTCCGAAGGAGTCCGCGACGCAATCCGGATCTACAATCATCATCACCAGTGGCTGGTGGATGCTCAGTGTCCGCGAAAAGGCGTATTCACCATGGTCTATGACTACACGGACGACGATCTTCTTGGCAATCTCGATAACATCAGGACACAGTACAAAGATCTGGTCAGGGTCTCGCTCCAGACGCAGGTGACAAAAAAACGGCGCCTCGAAGTCCTCCTCGTGGAAGGGGAGGGGACCCGGCTCAGGGAATTGGCCGAACGGCTGCATGCCCAGAAGGGACTGGAATCCGTGAAACTTACAACCACAACCGGGGAATCGACCCGTACCGGCAGGGCCTGA
- the mcrA gene encoding coenzyme-B sulfoethylthiotransferase subunit alpha — MTSVEHSQKQFLKALKEKFKGQDVESQKTEFYKFGGVQQSPRKREFMEETKKIVADRGISMYDPEHCHLNGIPMGQRQLMTYEVSGTGTYVEGDDLHFVNNSAMQQMSDEIKRTIIVGMDIAHNTLQKRLGKEVTPETINEYLHILNHAMPGGAVVQEHMVETNPGLVDDCFVKVFTGNDEVADDIEPQYLLNIEKLFPKKQAEALKAEIGKSMYQAIHVPTIVVRTCDGGTTSRWSAMQIGMSFIAAYRTCAGEAAVADLSFAAKHAGVIQMGSHLPARRARGPNEPGGIKFGMFSDMIQADRKYPDDPAHAALEVVAAGAVLFDQIWLGSYMSGGVGFTQYATAAYTDNILDDFTYYGMDYVKDKFGYNYREPGADKVIRPTQDIVNDIATEVTLYSMEQYEKFPTLMEDHFGGSQRAAVIAAASGISTSIATGNSNAGLNAWYCSMIIHKDGWSRLGFFGYDLQDQCGSANSLSMEPDRGAMGELRGPNYPNYAMNVGHQGEYAAIVASAHLGRADAFCYDPRVKITFADPSMKFNFAEPRKEFARGAIREFDPAGERSLIVPAR; from the coding sequence ATGACATCTGTCGAGCATTCCCAGAAACAGTTCTTAAAAGCACTCAAGGAAAAATTCAAGGGACAGGATGTCGAATCGCAGAAGACCGAGTTCTACAAGTTCGGCGGAGTGCAGCAGTCCCCGCGCAAGCGCGAGTTCATGGAAGAGACAAAAAAGATCGTAGCGGATCGCGGGATCTCGATGTACGATCCCGAGCACTGCCACTTAAACGGCATCCCCATGGGCCAGCGGCAGCTGATGACCTACGAGGTCTCGGGCACCGGCACCTATGTTGAAGGCGACGATCTCCACTTCGTGAACAACTCCGCCATGCAGCAGATGTCGGACGAGATCAAGCGGACGATCATCGTGGGTATGGACATTGCCCATAACACGCTCCAGAAGAGACTCGGGAAGGAAGTGACACCCGAGACCATCAACGAGTATCTCCACATCCTCAACCACGCAATGCCCGGCGGCGCTGTTGTCCAGGAGCACATGGTTGAGACGAATCCCGGTCTTGTCGACGACTGTTTTGTCAAGGTGTTTACCGGCAATGACGAGGTAGCCGATGATATCGAGCCGCAGTACCTTCTGAATATCGAGAAACTCTTCCCGAAGAAACAGGCCGAAGCGCTCAAGGCCGAGATCGGGAAATCGATGTACCAGGCCATCCACGTCCCGACCATCGTTGTCCGGACCTGCGACGGCGGCACAACGAGCCGGTGGTCCGCGATGCAGATAGGGATGTCGTTCATTGCCGCGTACCGCACCTGTGCCGGAGAAGCGGCTGTGGCCGATCTCTCGTTTGCGGCAAAACATGCCGGCGTCATCCAGATGGGATCGCATCTTCCGGCCCGCAGGGCCCGGGGCCCGAACGAACCGGGCGGCATCAAGTTCGGGATGTTCTCCGACATGATCCAGGCCGACCGGAAATACCCGGACGACCCGGCCCACGCAGCGCTCGAAGTCGTTGCAGCAGGAGCTGTCCTCTTCGACCAGATCTGGCTTGGCTCCTACATGTCGGGCGGTGTCGGCTTCACGCAGTATGCAACCGCCGCGTACACCGACAACATCCTCGACGACTTCACCTATTATGGCATGGATTATGTCAAGGACAAGTTTGGCTACAACTACCGCGAGCCGGGAGCGGACAAGGTGATCAGACCCACGCAGGATATCGTCAACGATATCGCAACCGAAGTCACGCTCTACAGCATGGAGCAGTACGAGAAGTTCCCGACCCTGATGGAGGACCACTTCGGCGGTTCCCAGCGGGCAGCCGTGATCGCGGCTGCGTCCGGGATTTCCACATCCATTGCAACCGGCAACTCGAATGCCGGCCTGAACGCATGGTACTGCTCGATGATCATCCACAAGGATGGCTGGTCGCGCCTGGGGTTCTTCGGGTACGATCTCCAGGACCAGTGCGGGTCGGCCAACTCGCTCTCGATGGAACCGGACCGGGGCGCCATGGGCGAACTCCGTGGGCCCAACTACCCGAACTACGCGATGAACGTGGGCCACCAGGGAGAATATGCTGCGATCGTTGCCAGTGCGCACCTTGGCCGGGCCGATGCATTCTGCTATGATCCCCGGGTCAAGATCACGTTTGCCGATCCATCCATGAAGTTCAACTTCGCAGAGCCGAGAAAGGAATTTGCCCGGGGCGCGATCCGGGAGTTCGATCCGGCCGGCGAACGCTCGCTTATCGTGCCGGCGCGGTGA
- the mcrG gene encoding coenzyme-B sulfoethylthiotransferase subunit gamma has product MTRTPQYGPGTSVVAINRRKQMDPGHKLTVMRSITDEDIVLLLGHRAPGASFRTMHPPISEQQEPDCPMRRLVKPTEGAKHGDRVRYVQFADSMFNAPCQPYQRTYAEMYRFRGIDPGTLSGRQIVECRERDLEEYCRLLIETEMFDPALVSLRGATVHGHSLRLSEDGMQFDALQRCVLGTDGMVRYTKDQIGLPLNRPVEVGKPLDHPWLKEHATIFHSLVGTALREDREYVEYLQRIHTLRTRYGFMPKEA; this is encoded by the coding sequence ATGACCCGGACACCGCAATACGGGCCGGGGACCTCGGTAGTTGCGATCAACCGGCGCAAACAGATGGATCCCGGGCACAAGCTCACGGTCATGCGAAGCATTACGGACGAGGACATCGTCCTCCTGCTCGGCCACCGGGCACCTGGTGCGAGTTTCAGGACCATGCATCCCCCGATCTCGGAGCAGCAGGAGCCGGACTGTCCCATGCGCCGGCTCGTGAAACCGACCGAAGGGGCAAAGCACGGCGACAGGGTCCGGTACGTCCAGTTCGCCGACTCCATGTTCAACGCCCCCTGCCAGCCCTACCAGCGGACCTATGCCGAGATGTACCGCTTCCGGGGCATCGATCCCGGCACCCTGTCCGGGCGGCAGATCGTCGAGTGCCGCGAGCGGGATCTCGAAGAGTACTGCCGGCTCCTGATAGAGACCGAGATGTTCGACCCGGCGCTCGTGAGCCTCCGGGGAGCTACCGTCCACGGCCACTCGCTGCGACTCTCCGAGGATGGGATGCAGTTCGATGCCCTCCAGCGCTGCGTGCTGGGAACCGACGGGATGGTCCGGTACACAAAAGATCAGATCGGCCTCCCACTCAACCGGCCGGTCGAGGTTGGAAAACCGCTCGATCACCCGTGGCTCAAAGAGCACGCAACGATCTTCCATTCCCTTGTCGGGACCGCCCTCCGCGAGGATCGCGAGTATGTCGAATACCTGCAGCGGATCCACACGCTGCGGACGCGCTATGGCTTCATGCCAAAGGAGGCCTGA
- the mcrD gene encoding methyl-coenzyme M reductase operon protein D, which yields MTEPADYPQCRIVPMRLLSPDTTKRLLSKIVKVPGIRRVLLNGQNIPLVVPYGPARGKENKTNLRKTVEIAGNSVDLHVQVGTITLEIEDKAVTDKIQKICDAFFVDFSFYIQKGKFMKTRPSMVDYARYGPGADPSVIGLVDPKRKEAPTVINLSRERVCGGYEL from the coding sequence ATGACAGAACCAGCAGATTACCCCCAGTGCCGCATCGTCCCGATGCGCCTCCTCTCTCCCGATACTACAAAAAGGCTGCTTTCAAAGATCGTGAAAGTGCCAGGCATCCGCAGGGTGCTCCTCAACGGCCAGAACATCCCGCTTGTCGTTCCCTACGGCCCGGCGCGGGGTAAGGAGAATAAAACAAACCTGAGAAAGACGGTCGAGATCGCCGGCAATTCTGTTGACCTTCATGTGCAGGTCGGCACGATCACGCTTGAGATCGAAGACAAGGCTGTCACTGATAAGATCCAGAAGATCTGCGATGCATTTTTCGTCGATTTCTCGTTTTATATCCAGAAAGGAAAATTCATGAAAACCCGGCCGAGCATGGTGGATTATGCCAGGTATGGTCCAGGTGCGGACCCGTCCGTCATCGGCCTGGTCGACCCGAAACGAAAAGAGGCTCCCACGGTTATCAATCTGTCCAGGGAACGGGTCTGCGGGGGGTATGAGCTCTGA
- the mcrB gene encoding coenzyme-B sulfoethylthiotransferase subunit beta: MAHYTETIDLYSDDGKLLKSSVQLHRISPLTNPAAQKIVDLTKRTINVNLAGIEEALKTAKLGKGRIPGRELDLPIMEHKDALIAKIKSMVQVEEGDDTDIQQFNGGKLLLVRAPTLRLNGASTYDAAITAVASAVTYSIVDEFNIDAFNASTVKAAAWGSYPHTQDMEGALVTSILTIPQNNEGIGYALRNVSVNHFVMMTNRNALQGAALASTYEMAGVFEMGGAIGPFERNQLLCYGYQGLNANNMVYDIVKENGQTGTVGSVVQSLVDRAIEDRVITSGRKGGYFQFYDTKDPMLWNAYVSAGTLAASIVNCGAGRFVQAVSSTLLYFNDLIEHETGLPGADFGRVMGTAVGFSFFSHSIYGGGGPGIFNGNHVVTRHAYGMAIPCVVAAAAMDGGTQMFAPEGTSKIMGETYGKMDVFSRPIHQIAQVV; encoded by the coding sequence CTGGCTCACTATACTGAAACTATCGATCTCTATTCCGATGACGGGAAACTGCTCAAAAGCAGTGTGCAGCTGCACCGCATCAGCCCGCTCACAAATCCAGCGGCACAGAAGATCGTTGACCTGACAAAAAGGACGATCAACGTGAACCTTGCCGGGATTGAAGAGGCCCTGAAGACTGCAAAGCTCGGCAAGGGTCGTATTCCCGGCCGGGAACTCGATCTCCCGATCATGGAACATAAAGATGCCCTGATCGCGAAGATCAAGTCGATGGTCCAGGTTGAGGAAGGCGACGACACCGATATCCAGCAGTTCAACGGCGGCAAGCTCCTGCTCGTACGGGCGCCAACCCTGAGGCTGAACGGAGCATCGACGTACGATGCCGCTATCACGGCAGTTGCATCTGCCGTAACCTACTCGATCGTGGACGAGTTCAACATCGACGCGTTCAACGCCTCGACCGTGAAAGCAGCAGCCTGGGGAAGTTATCCCCACACGCAGGATATGGAAGGCGCGCTTGTCACCTCCATTCTCACCATCCCCCAGAATAACGAGGGAATCGGGTACGCGCTGCGCAATGTCAGCGTCAACCATTTCGTGATGATGACGAACCGGAACGCCCTCCAGGGCGCAGCCCTTGCCTCAACGTACGAGATGGCCGGCGTCTTCGAGATGGGCGGGGCCATCGGGCCGTTCGAGCGCAACCAGCTGCTCTGTTACGGGTACCAGGGGCTCAATGCCAACAACATGGTCTACGATATCGTAAAAGAGAACGGCCAGACCGGAACCGTTGGCTCCGTGGTCCAGTCCCTCGTCGACCGGGCAATCGAGGACCGGGTCATAACCTCCGGCAGGAAAGGCGGGTACTTCCAGTTCTATGACACGAAGGACCCGATGCTCTGGAACGCGTATGTCTCGGCCGGCACCCTTGCGGCAAGCATCGTCAACTGCGGCGCCGGCCGGTTCGTGCAGGCAGTCTCATCGACTCTTCTCTACTTCAATGACTTAATCGAGCACGAGACCGGTCTTCCGGGTGCAGACTTCGGCCGCGTGATGGGAACCGCAGTCGGGTTCTCGTTCTTCAGCCACTCTATTTATGGCGGCGGCGGGCCGGGCATCTTCAACGGCAACCACGTGGTGACCCGCCATGCGTACGGCATGGCTATCCCCTGCGTTGTCGCCGCAGCGGCAATGGATGGCGGCACCCAGATGTTTGCGCCGGAAGGAACGTCGAAGATCATGGGCGAGACCTACGGGAAGATGGATGTCTTCTCTCGACCGATCCACCAGATCGCGCAGGTGGTGTAA
- a CDS encoding helix-turn-helix domain-containing protein has protein sequence MDEESDHTCLCCLRGIMPTISKKWAICIISSLGRHQTMRFSEIMLNCGSISPKSLADVLKDLQKAGLINRISYSEIPPRVEYCLTEDGKTLREAIVPLLKWAKSWNQNHRYRITTPCLPAPDP, from the coding sequence ATGGACGAGGAAAGCGACCACACCTGCCTGTGCTGTCTCCGCGGGATCATGCCAACCATCTCAAAAAAATGGGCGATATGTATCATTTCATCCCTTGGCCGTCACCAGACCATGAGGTTCTCTGAGATCATGCTGAACTGCGGTAGTATCAGTCCCAAGTCGCTTGCCGATGTTCTTAAGGATCTCCAGAAAGCGGGCCTGATCAACCGGATCTCCTACTCGGAAATTCCTCCCCGGGTGGAATACTGCCTGACCGAAGACGGCAAAACCTTGCGGGAAGCCATAGTCCCGCTGCTGAAATGGGCAAAATCCTGGAACCAGAACCACCGGTACAGGATCACAACACCATGCCTGCCGGCGCCGGATCCCTGA